The following proteins come from a genomic window of Natronosalvus vescus:
- a CDS encoding DUF4397 domain-containing protein: MSPTRRSTIKGIGAAGGLTAISGTALATGEDKDDDYDDDEAEEQPTEPVEPPETGIRVAHFSPDAPNVDVYLGGDVVLEDVPYRTISDYLAVDAGTYPVKITAAGDPETVVFDQEVTIEQGAIYSAFAIGLLEPPETLEENAFEVLIQLDRGPADGH, from the coding sequence ATGTCTCCGACAAGACGATCGACCATTAAAGGTATCGGCGCTGCGGGCGGACTGACAGCGATTTCAGGAACCGCCCTCGCGACCGGCGAAGACAAAGACGACGACTACGACGACGACGAGGCAGAAGAACAGCCAACGGAACCCGTCGAACCGCCCGAGACGGGGATCCGTGTTGCACACTTCTCACCGGACGCACCGAATGTCGATGTCTACCTCGGTGGCGACGTCGTGCTGGAAGATGTTCCATACCGGACGATCTCGGACTACCTCGCGGTCGATGCCGGCACCTATCCGGTGAAGATAACGGCCGCAGGCGACCCCGAAACAGTGGTCTTCGATCAAGAGGTGACGATCGAGCAGGGAGCCATCTACTCCGCGTTCGCCATCGGTCTTCTCGAGCCGCCCGAAACTCTCGAGGAGAACGCATTCGAGGTGCTCATCCAGCTCGACCGAGGCCCCGCCGACGGCCACTAG
- a CDS encoding DUF4013 domain-containing protein: MTERETQEHETQPVEVADNPKSEPEPEPDPELQPEPELEQEQDTNSILDYAIGYPHRNGWGTILIGGALTLFIWLIVPLFLVTGYFVKLTEAVASRKPNPPRFDDWGELLKLGVLAILVMLPLAIAMSLISYVVGTVSESLGVIATLAFYYVVPAVFLQFAVTHTFSGAYDVDGLQHLLTHKTYAVGLLVALVGAIGGWVVVALVSVVSFITIIGWIIIIPMAVFYYSAFLYTILGRIYMKIQLEDEQTEGAAAPVHTGSGV, translated from the coding sequence ATGACCGAGCGAGAGACACAAGAACACGAGACACAACCGGTCGAGGTGGCCGACAATCCAAAATCGGAACCAGAACCGGAACCGGATCCGGAACTGCAACCGGAACCAGAACTGGAACAGGAGCAGGACACCAACTCGATCCTCGACTACGCGATCGGATACCCGCATCGAAACGGGTGGGGAACGATCCTGATCGGCGGAGCGCTCACCCTGTTTATTTGGCTGATCGTTCCACTATTTCTTGTCACTGGATACTTCGTCAAACTCACCGAAGCCGTCGCAAGTAGGAAGCCGAATCCCCCACGATTCGATGACTGGGGCGAATTACTCAAACTGGGCGTGCTAGCGATTCTGGTGATGCTTCCGCTGGCAATAGCGATGTCCCTCATATCCTACGTCGTGGGAACGGTAAGCGAATCGCTGGGCGTCATCGCAACGCTGGCGTTCTACTACGTGGTTCCGGCAGTGTTCCTCCAGTTCGCGGTCACGCACACGTTTTCCGGAGCCTACGACGTGGACGGACTCCAGCATTTGCTCACGCACAAGACGTACGCCGTCGGTCTTCTCGTCGCCCTCGTCGGCGCCATCGGCGGCTGGGTCGTCGTCGCACTGGTGAGTGTCGTCTCGTTCATTACCATCATCGGGTGGATCATCATCATTCCGATGGCAGTGTTCTACTACTCCGCCTTCCTGTACACGATCCTGGGCCGGATCTACATGAAGATCCAGCTCGAGGACGAACAGACTGAGGGGGCCGCGGCACCGGTTCACACTGGATCGGGCGTGTGA
- a CDS encoding IS5 family transposase — protein MHSKLARFTERCVELSQKAVGSGSKEPLSKGKDGYADWVIVAIHGLREYLDHSYRRLLDVLREMPAIVAKLGLSPDELPDFTTVCARKQDLKMPVWRMLLQLSAELFDTGEVQAIDSTSIAHRSSSHNYAKRVKGTFESVKTTILVDCSTRAILDVHCSMNLPHDTQIAWQVLKRNLSTVETVVADKGFDWDELRQMLRNEGIRPVIKHREFYSLDAAHNARIDDETYHQRSIAESIFFALRKRFGSTLKARTWFGQFRELVLKAAVRNIEQSIRA, from the coding sequence GTGCACTCCAAACTGGCCCGCTTCACCGAACGATGTGTCGAATTGTCTCAAAAAGCTGTCGGAAGCGGTTCGAAAGAACCTCTCAGCAAAGGAAAAGATGGCTACGCCGATTGGGTGATCGTAGCGATCCATGGTCTTCGAGAATACCTCGATCACTCCTACCGACGGTTGCTAGACGTTCTTCGAGAAATGCCTGCTATTGTCGCCAAACTCGGCCTTTCACCGGATGAGCTGCCGGACTTCACCACCGTTTGTGCTCGAAAACAAGATCTCAAGATGCCCGTCTGGCGGATGCTGTTGCAGCTGTCGGCGGAACTATTCGATACCGGAGAGGTACAAGCAATCGACTCGACCAGCATCGCTCATCGCTCGTCGAGTCATAACTACGCAAAACGCGTCAAAGGGACGTTTGAGTCGGTCAAAACCACTATTCTCGTAGACTGTTCTACGCGAGCCATTCTCGATGTACACTGCTCGATGAACCTACCACATGACACGCAGATTGCGTGGCAAGTCCTGAAAAGAAATCTCAGCACCGTGGAAACTGTCGTCGCTGACAAAGGGTTTGATTGGGATGAACTCCGGCAGATGCTACGAAACGAGGGGATTAGACCGGTAATCAAGCATCGTGAGTTCTACTCGCTCGACGCTGCGCACAATGCTCGGATTGATGATGAAACCTACCATCAACGGTCTATCGCAGAATCGATATTTTTCGCGTTGCGCAAGCGTTTCGGTTCCACACTTAAGGCAAGAACGTGGTTTGGGCAGTTCCGAGAACTCGTCCTAAAGGCTGCCGTCAGAAACATCGAACAATCGATCAGGGCCTAA
- a CDS encoding VOC family protein encodes MEPRITLVTLGVEDLDEAINFYRDGLGFPMHDREEDSDVAFFELEGTWLSLYPRDLLAEDATVSDEETGFSGVTLAHNVPSKDGVESILMEAEAAGGRIVKPAQDVFWGGYSGYFADLDGHLWEVAYPELTDE; translated from the coding sequence ATGGAGCCCCGAATCACTCTCGTTACTCTGGGTGTCGAAGATCTTGATGAGGCCATCAATTTCTATCGAGACGGCCTTGGTTTCCCGATGCATGATCGTGAGGAGGATAGTGATGTAGCGTTCTTCGAACTTGAGGGGACGTGGCTTTCACTGTACCCGAGAGACCTCCTCGCTGAGGATGCGACCGTGTCTGACGAGGAAACTGGATTCTCTGGGGTTACTCTAGCGCACAACGTTCCGAGTAAGGATGGGGTCGAATCGATTCTGATGGAAGCCGAAGCCGCGGGTGGTCGTATAGTTAAGCCAGCTCAGGACGTATTTTGGGGCGGGTATTCTGGTTACTTCGCAGACCTTGACGGTCATCTGTGGGAAGTAGCGTATCCAGAACTCACCGACGAGTAG
- a CDS encoding PAS domain-containing sensor histidine kinase, translating to MNAREPETLIPAAVETLPINFAILDGEGTILYTNRAWQKFGEANDIDTRPDTLGTNYLTITKQAETETAQAAAAGLSEILSGERELFEFEYPCHSPEKQRWFLMRAASFTNDDQRYVAVAHFDITDRYTYQRQLEESNERLQQFAYVASHDLHEPLRMVTSYLQLLERQYSDELDDDAEEFIEFAVDGAERMEAMIDGLLTYSRVETQGNSFDSVDIEAVLDDVLTDLGIRIEETGVEITAEPLPTVTGDASQLRQLFQNLLDNALQYSGEQDPRVSISATRDGDEWIISITDNGIGIDQEDADRVFEVFQRLHTHEEYEGTGIGLALCRRVVERHGGEIWVDSEPEKGSTFSFTLPATDP from the coding sequence ATGAATGCCAGGGAGCCAGAGACGCTTATTCCAGCCGCTGTGGAAACACTCCCGATTAACTTCGCAATCCTCGATGGCGAAGGGACGATCCTGTATACAAATCGAGCCTGGCAGAAATTCGGCGAGGCAAACGATATCGATACTCGGCCAGATACACTCGGTACCAACTATCTGACGATCACCAAACAAGCGGAGACCGAGACGGCACAGGCTGCTGCCGCCGGGTTGTCGGAGATTCTATCGGGCGAACGAGAACTCTTCGAGTTCGAATATCCGTGTCACTCTCCCGAGAAACAACGGTGGTTTCTCATGCGGGCAGCATCGTTTACGAACGATGATCAGCGATACGTCGCTGTTGCCCATTTCGACATCACCGACCGATACACGTATCAGCGACAGCTAGAAGAATCCAACGAGCGCCTCCAGCAGTTCGCCTACGTGGCCTCTCACGACCTGCATGAGCCGTTACGGATGGTCACGAGCTACCTGCAACTGCTCGAGCGTCAGTATAGCGACGAACTCGACGACGACGCCGAGGAGTTCATCGAGTTCGCCGTCGACGGTGCCGAGCGGATGGAGGCAATGATCGATGGGCTGCTCACGTACTCCAGAGTCGAAACACAGGGGAACTCCTTCGATTCGGTCGATATCGAGGCAGTGCTGGACGATGTGTTGACGGATCTCGGGATCCGCATCGAGGAAACCGGTGTTGAAATCACTGCTGAACCGCTGCCGACTGTCACCGGTGACGCCAGTCAGCTCCGCCAACTTTTCCAGAACCTGTTGGACAACGCGCTCCAGTATAGCGGCGAGCAAGACCCTCGAGTATCAATTTCTGCGACGCGTGATGGGGACGAGTGGATTATTTCGATCACAGACAATGGGATCGGTATCGATCAGGAGGATGCAGACCGAGTCTTCGAGGTGTTCCAGCGACTCCACACCCACGAGGAGTACGAAGGGACGGGGATCGGTCTCGCACTCTGCCGACGAGTTGTCGAACGTCATGGGGGCGAGATTTGGGTCGACTCCGAACCCGAAAAAGGATCGACGTTTTCGTTTACGCTCCCGGCAACGGATCCATGA
- a CDS encoding Lrp/AsnC family transcriptional regulator gives MVSKELDNVDKGILYLLQKDARGNTTEDMAEKVGVSSSTVANRINRLEERGVIISYHPIIRYSETGLGHHLLVTATVPLRNREKMLDDIMEVSGIVSIRELLTNNENLSMEVVGLTSEDIEDTLEALDSLGVDIERMEMMKQERANPYNHFGEEFTNEEDTG, from the coding sequence ATGGTTTCCAAAGAACTCGACAACGTGGATAAAGGCATTTTGTACCTTCTCCAGAAGGATGCTCGGGGTAACACGACCGAGGACATGGCTGAGAAAGTCGGTGTTTCGTCCAGTACGGTCGCTAATCGAATCAATCGTCTTGAGGAGCGTGGCGTCATTATCAGTTATCACCCAATCATAAGGTACAGTGAAACGGGGTTAGGCCATCACCTCCTCGTCACCGCGACAGTCCCCCTTCGGAACCGAGAGAAGATGCTGGACGACATCATGGAGGTATCCGGTATCGTAAGCATTCGTGAGCTATTGACCAACAACGAAAACCTATCAATGGAAGTAGTGGGCCTCACGTCGGAAGACATTGAGGATACCCTTGAAGCGCTGGACTCACTCGGCGTCGATATTGAGCGGATGGAGATGATGAAACAGGAACGAGCCAACCCGTACAACCACTTCGGGGAGGAGTTTACGAATGAGGAGGACACTGGCTAA
- a CDS encoding RNA-guided endonuclease InsQ/TnpB family protein → MEKSLTKTLVFQLQSDNGRLLSEAYHEARWVYNQTIQLAKNGMDWDDISPRLEDEADLVKNTTQRIVAKALDALQQSYNRDDYNTPSHEKTGPYPLRMNFTEGYNLTRKDNGIHYRISAKPYNPVKGTLRGAPDTLELLEHALERDDWRVGTAEAMTRNGNHELHVNVTHLEATVQDKHDAQTVVGVDINENCVALSALREDGIADSVVIDYPEIKEERHRYFTMRKRMQNAGQTAFDRVFEDKEERYVHNQLHQVSRRIVVWVQQFESPLVVFEDLKHMRDSIDYGTRMNRRLHSLPFHKLRSFVAYKAAFEGIPNDDIDPAYTSQTCSFSKCEHTARSNRRKKRFKCNACGRQDHADRNAAVNIAKKGLEKLNRNVPALNTLPVVRKLRRQASGCVNQPTVTHATVRGHQADGRVGVSD, encoded by the coding sequence ATGGAAAAGTCGCTTACGAAGACACTCGTCTTCCAACTTCAATCCGATAACGGGCGACTTCTTTCCGAAGCGTACCACGAAGCGCGTTGGGTGTACAACCAGACCATCCAATTAGCGAAAAACGGGATGGACTGGGACGACATCTCACCACGTCTTGAAGACGAGGCAGACCTCGTGAAGAACACCACGCAACGCATTGTCGCTAAAGCACTCGATGCACTTCAGCAGTCCTACAACCGCGACGACTACAACACACCCAGTCACGAGAAAACTGGGCCATACCCGTTGCGAATGAACTTCACCGAGGGATACAATCTCACACGCAAAGACAACGGGATACACTACCGAATCAGTGCCAAACCGTACAATCCGGTGAAAGGTACACTTCGTGGCGCACCAGACACCCTCGAACTTCTCGAACACGCCCTCGAACGTGACGACTGGCGTGTGGGAACCGCCGAAGCGATGACGCGCAACGGCAATCACGAACTGCACGTCAACGTCACTCATCTCGAAGCCACGGTTCAAGATAAACACGATGCTCAGACTGTCGTCGGAGTAGACATCAACGAGAATTGCGTAGCCCTTTCAGCCCTTCGTGAAGACGGCATCGCTGATTCGGTGGTCATCGACTACCCTGAAATCAAGGAAGAGCGTCATCGGTACTTCACGATGCGGAAGCGGATGCAAAACGCTGGCCAGACAGCGTTTGACCGCGTGTTCGAGGACAAGGAAGAACGGTACGTTCACAACCAACTCCACCAAGTTTCCCGGCGAATTGTGGTGTGGGTTCAGCAATTCGAGTCGCCGCTCGTTGTGTTTGAAGACCTCAAGCACATGCGAGATTCGATTGATTACGGCACTCGGATGAACCGTCGGTTGCACTCCCTGCCGTTTCACAAACTCCGCTCGTTCGTCGCGTACAAAGCGGCGTTCGAGGGGATTCCGAACGATGACATCGACCCGGCTTACACCAGCCAGACGTGTTCTTTCTCAAAGTGTGAGCATACGGCTCGGTCGAATCGCCGGAAGAAGCGGTTCAAGTGCAACGCGTGTGGTCGGCAAGACCACGCTGACCGAAACGCGGCAGTGAATATTGCGAAGAAAGGATTGGAGAAGTTGAATCGAAATGTGCCTGCTCTCAACACGCTTCCGGTTGTTCGGAAACTGCGACGGCAGGCATCGGGCTGTGTGAACCAGCCGACCGTGACCCACGCAACCGTTCGAGGCCACCAAGCCGATGGTCGCGTGGGAGTGTCCGATTAA
- a CDS encoding HEAT repeat domain-containing protein: MNESDDQFVERATELRHLALTEPMEVDPDDVGAILSNPVASHPAHGAAIVALLNVARVRDDVGATFVDDLGRLLGRPSLETALVLRCLRQLATNDPKAVLVLRDEIVDHVSTKPTDVTQAATGCCVELVATAPGEFVDLVPTLSTLLDTENDQIRANAVYVLSGVAHEYPEEVKPVVPQLIDGVTDRDHAYQANALSALGAVVSAYPAIGTSATETLAEIAGSGAPTNVRANAVGLLGDIATEHPADVRDHVPVLVSCLHTDDEYLSGNAAAALLHVAVDDSEATEVAIPALVELLDDPSPVVRRNACKALGHLEATVALEQLRSMADSDPDEGVRSIAAWATTRVT, from the coding sequence ATGAACGAGTCAGACGACCAGTTTGTCGAACGGGCAACGGAGCTTCGGCATCTCGCACTGACGGAACCGATGGAGGTCGATCCCGACGACGTGGGAGCGATCCTCTCGAATCCGGTCGCTTCACACCCAGCCCACGGTGCGGCGATCGTCGCGTTGCTCAACGTGGCTCGAGTCCGCGACGACGTCGGAGCGACGTTCGTCGATGATCTCGGTCGGTTACTCGGTCGGCCCTCACTCGAGACCGCGCTCGTCCTTCGGTGTCTTCGCCAACTTGCCACGAACGATCCGAAGGCGGTGCTCGTGCTCCGAGATGAAATTGTCGATCACGTCTCGACGAAGCCGACCGACGTCACGCAGGCGGCCACCGGGTGTTGCGTCGAACTGGTGGCCACGGCACCAGGCGAGTTTGTGGATCTCGTCCCGACGCTTTCGACGCTCCTCGATACGGAGAACGATCAAATACGCGCAAACGCAGTGTACGTCCTCTCCGGCGTCGCTCACGAGTACCCGGAGGAAGTGAAACCCGTAGTTCCCCAACTGATCGACGGGGTCACGGATCGAGACCACGCGTATCAGGCGAACGCACTCTCCGCACTCGGGGCGGTCGTGTCCGCGTATCCGGCCATCGGGACGTCGGCAACGGAGACGCTTGCCGAGATTGCTGGCTCGGGCGCACCAACAAACGTCCGCGCGAACGCGGTCGGCCTCCTCGGTGACATCGCTACGGAACACCCGGCTGACGTCCGCGATCACGTTCCGGTTCTCGTCAGCTGTCTCCACACCGACGACGAGTATCTCTCCGGTAACGCTGCAGCAGCATTGTTGCACGTCGCCGTGGACGATAGCGAAGCGACCGAGGTAGCGATCCCGGCCCTCGTCGAGTTGCTGGACGATCCATCGCCAGTTGTGAGGCGAAACGCGTGCAAGGCGCTCGGCCACCTCGAGGCGACGGTAGCCCTGGAACAGTTACGATCGATGGCAGACTCCGATCCCGACGAGGGCGTTCGCTCGATAGCCGCGTGGGCGACAACTCGAGTGACGTGA
- a CDS encoding HAD family hydrolase — translation MPTPVDAVLFDLDDTLCRYRRSSAAVLEAAFERAGYDPLFDPTAYYDRYDDYLATSSSIGELREQCFAELAADAGFDRQAGVAVAAAFAEERDQRAVDPLPGVPDVLQMLTDDYRLGLVTNGDPAMQREKLAALELTDAFETAVYAGYDTAPKPDPEPFEVALEALETTSDRAVYVGNSLSSDVAGAQAAGMRSVWVPASPDAVRESTPNQKPVRRLESLADIHSVDWLSHDQSD, via the coding sequence ATGCCAACCCCAGTCGATGCAGTCCTGTTCGATCTCGACGACACGCTCTGTCGTTACCGACGATCCTCGGCGGCCGTCCTCGAGGCGGCATTCGAGCGCGCCGGATACGACCCGCTGTTCGACCCGACGGCGTACTACGACCGGTATGACGACTACCTCGCGACCAGCTCGAGCATCGGCGAGCTTCGCGAGCAGTGCTTCGCCGAACTCGCCGCCGACGCTGGCTTCGACCGACAGGCGGGCGTCGCCGTGGCGGCTGCCTTCGCCGAGGAACGCGATCAGCGGGCGGTCGATCCGCTGCCGGGCGTGCCGGACGTCCTCCAGATGCTCACCGACGACTATCGGTTGGGACTGGTCACGAACGGCGATCCGGCGATGCAACGTGAGAAACTCGCCGCCCTCGAGCTAACCGACGCGTTCGAGACGGCGGTGTACGCGGGCTACGACACCGCACCGAAACCCGACCCGGAGCCGTTCGAGGTCGCACTCGAGGCGCTCGAGACCACATCGGATCGGGCGGTGTACGTTGGGAACTCACTCTCGAGCGACGTCGCAGGAGCACAGGCTGCGGGTATGCGCTCGGTCTGGGTGCCGGCGTCCCCGGATGCGGTGAGGGAATCGACGCCGAACCAGAAGCCAGTACGTCGGCTCGAGTCGCTGGCAGACATCCACTCAGTCGACTGGTTGTCTCACGACCAATCCGATTAA
- a CDS encoding alpha/beta fold hydrolase — MAKATPPDEGAEMETVTSADGTEIAFERTGSGPPLVLVHGSGVSDHRRWEIADVRSSLADHVTVYAIDRRGRGESGDADTYSLEREIQDVVAVVESIDDPLTLLGHSFGANLALEASLLTDSLNGLILYEPGIPVGDHDMSDPAVISQMNDLLAEGNNEEALMVFLREIGGLTSDEIDMFRADASWDDRVAGAHTLPREERASSEHELQPNRLAAMTTPSLLLSGGKSPQKFKDATKAIHEALPNSRIVTFEDEQHVAMQNKPERFVDEVLSFVRESN, encoded by the coding sequence ATGGCAAAAGCAACACCGCCAGACGAAGGGGCAGAAATGGAAACCGTCACGTCTGCAGATGGAACTGAAATCGCCTTCGAGCGAACAGGAAGCGGGCCACCGCTTGTGCTAGTCCACGGCAGCGGGGTCAGTGATCACCGGCGATGGGAGATCGCTGATGTTCGCTCTTCCCTGGCCGACCACGTGACGGTATACGCCATCGACCGTCGCGGTCGCGGCGAGAGTGGCGATGCAGACACCTACTCGCTGGAGAGGGAGATCCAGGACGTCGTCGCCGTCGTCGAGTCCATCGACGACCCGCTGACACTCCTCGGACATTCTTTCGGCGCCAACCTCGCACTGGAGGCGTCACTTCTCACCGACTCCCTCAACGGACTCATTCTGTACGAACCGGGGATCCCAGTGGGCGATCACGACATGAGCGATCCAGCGGTAATCTCCCAAATGAACGACCTCTTGGCAGAAGGAAACAACGAGGAGGCCCTCATGGTGTTCCTTCGTGAGATCGGCGGGCTTACATCGGACGAAATCGACATGTTTCGCGCCGATGCCAGTTGGGATGATCGAGTCGCAGGAGCTCACACCCTCCCACGGGAGGAACGGGCTTCAAGCGAGCATGAGTTGCAACCGAATCGCCTTGCGGCAATGACCACTCCCAGCTTGCTGTTATCCGGTGGAAAGAGTCCTCAGAAGTTCAAGGACGCGACGAAGGCGATCCACGAAGCACTGCCGAACAGTCGGATTGTTACCTTCGAGGACGAACAGCACGTGGCGATGCAAAACAAACCAGAACGGTTCGTCGACGAGGTGCTTTCGTTCGTTCGTGAGTCGAATTGA
- a CDS encoding cupin domain-containing protein, with the protein MLGATMTITADGEDTNGEFSVKDMLAPPGFENGLHTHRPAEIFHVIDGEMLLHVDGETQYLTPGMTGHVSANVPHGMRVEGDEVLRVLIVMTPAGAEDFFRAVGEPSASRELPELRDVTDADLEALFAIGEEHGFEFLGPLPTDA; encoded by the coding sequence GTGCTCGGCGCTACGATGACTATCACCGCCGACGGTGAGGATACGAACGGGGAGTTTTCCGTCAAGGATATGCTCGCCCCGCCTGGGTTCGAGAATGGCCTGCATACCCACAGGCCCGCCGAAATCTTCCACGTCATCGACGGTGAAATGTTGTTACACGTGGATGGCGAGACACAGTATCTCACTCCCGGGATGACGGGTCATGTCTCGGCGAACGTACCACACGGAATGCGTGTTGAGGGAGACGAAGTGTTGCGCGTACTCATCGTCATGACGCCCGCGGGTGCCGAGGACTTCTTCCGCGCCGTCGGTGAACCGTCTGCCAGCCGGGAGCTGCCCGAACTGCGCGACGTAACCGATGCTGACCTTGAAGCCCTCTTTGCGATAGGTGAAGAGCACGGTTTCGAATTTCTCGGCCCGCTCCCGACCGACGCGTAA
- a CDS encoding twin-arginine translocation signal domain-containing protein produces MTICTHLAYRWWEDIMPHDTNQNVNTSSDTGLIDGISRRTMLKASGAGASALGIIGTASADYDDNDQGDEDEFNPDDFNPFETSELNLETLEAEIPGGTLQAEPLENTYVGEVTDDLFVGVSFTDDDTGQPEEIAAYLCDGNDIAIWLVGEYEVGGVTLADEEDEVKLAMVDGEFLGAASLADEEGVPFLTAEATGDAGLYQAETEVDEVEVTARWIVLSDGRQRGTSICCAGGCCPPIVVCWPCREQF; encoded by the coding sequence ATGACTATCTGTACCCATCTCGCGTATAGGTGGTGGGAAGATATTATGCCTCACGACACAAACCAAAACGTTAACACATCATCCGATACCGGCCTGATTGACGGGATCTCGCGTAGAACTATGCTAAAAGCCAGCGGGGCTGGCGCAAGCGCACTCGGTATCATCGGAACCGCGAGCGCCGACTACGACGACAATGACCAAGGTGACGAGGATGAATTCAATCCCGATGATTTCAATCCCTTTGAAACATCTGAACTCAACCTGGAAACCTTAGAGGCAGAGATCCCGGGCGGAACCCTGCAGGCCGAACCTTTGGAAAACACATACGTCGGGGAGGTTACTGACGATCTGTTCGTTGGCGTTTCTTTTACCGACGACGATACTGGGCAGCCCGAAGAGATTGCGGCGTACCTCTGCGATGGAAATGATATCGCCATCTGGCTTGTCGGTGAATACGAGGTTGGCGGTGTGACGCTAGCCGACGAGGAGGACGAAGTCAAGCTAGCGATGGTTGACGGCGAGTTCCTCGGGGCGGCGTCCCTGGCAGACGAGGAAGGCGTTCCCTTCCTCACCGCTGAGGCAACCGGTGATGCCGGTCTGTACCAAGCCGAGACTGAAGTTGACGAGGTGGAAGTGACTGCGCGATGGATCGTACTCTCCGACGGCCGCCAACGAGGAACCTCAATTTGTTGCGCTGGCGGTTGTTGCCCACCGATTGTGGTTTGTTGGCCCTGTCGAGAGCAATTCTAA
- a CDS encoding creatininase family protein, which translates to MYLADHTWPELESYFDEKSVAIVPIGSTEQHGLHLPEGTDHVIAEGLAREAASRAGYLCTPTITIGVSSHHRQFPGTMWVDASAFRTYVESFSRNLTAHGIDRIVYVNAHGGNVPHLREVGRRLYEDEIAYAIEWMWDESIPALVTELFEQNGPHAGPKETSMVWYLTENVREGELEAARETGCVDLADVQTHQNGARTYYDAIGNSETGSFGDPTDASKAKGERLFDAACDQLVQLCEWMHKQDFDELMPTTAVSDRSHRE; encoded by the coding sequence ATGTATCTTGCCGATCACACGTGGCCCGAACTCGAGTCGTATTTCGACGAAAAGTCAGTGGCGATCGTCCCGATCGGTTCGACGGAGCAACACGGACTGCACCTCCCCGAAGGAACCGATCACGTGATCGCCGAAGGGCTTGCTCGAGAAGCGGCCAGTCGAGCGGGCTATCTGTGCACTCCCACCATCACTATCGGCGTCAGCTCTCATCACCGTCAGTTTCCGGGGACGATGTGGGTCGATGCGTCCGCGTTCCGCACGTACGTCGAAAGTTTTTCCAGGAACCTCACCGCTCACGGTATCGATCGCATCGTCTACGTGAACGCCCACGGCGGGAACGTCCCACACCTGCGTGAGGTTGGTCGTCGATTGTACGAAGATGAAATCGCGTACGCAATCGAGTGGATGTGGGACGAGAGCATTCCAGCGCTAGTGACGGAACTGTTCGAGCAGAACGGTCCTCACGCGGGGCCGAAGGAGACGTCGATGGTGTGGTATCTCACGGAGAACGTCAGAGAGGGAGAGCTCGAGGCGGCCAGAGAGACCGGGTGTGTCGACCTTGCTGACGTTCAAACGCATCAGAACGGTGCACGAACGTACTACGATGCGATTGGGAATTCGGAAACCGGTAGTTTCGGCGACCCGACAGACGCCTCGAAAGCAAAGGGTGAACGACTATTCGACGCTGCGTGTGACCAGCTGGTTCAGCTGTGTGAGTGGATGCACAAGCAGGATTTTGACGAGCTGATGCCCACAACAGCAGTTTCCGACCGTTCACATCGGGAGTGA
- a CDS encoding HalOD1 output domain-containing protein has protein sequence MVQAQTATAHVDNVSNEVVKMVAEVEDVNPLELTPPLYEVIDPDALDQIFASMPSAGRMEGQVTFSYNGYKVTVCGDGYVSVQ, from the coding sequence ATGGTTCAAGCACAGACCGCAACAGCGCACGTCGATAATGTAAGCAATGAAGTGGTAAAAATGGTAGCCGAAGTAGAAGACGTTAACCCTCTCGAACTAACTCCCCCGCTCTACGAAGTAATTGACCCCGATGCCTTAGACCAAATCTTCGCCAGTATGCCGTCCGCTGGTCGGATGGAAGGCCAAGTGACCTTTTCCTACAACGGGTACAAAGTTACAGTCTGCGGCGACGGCTACGTGTCTGTCCAATGA